A section of the Leptospira kobayashii genome encodes:
- a CDS encoding sterol desaturase family protein codes for MFENFTPPPFVTFAIPVFFLLIGIEVLIGIKRQRELYRLNDSIADLSTGIISQLWGLFQKGVGLFAYFYVYEHFRIFEFALTNPLAWVICLVLQDFCYYWFHRVSHEVNFFWAGHVIHHHSEEYNLVVALRQTGLGGLSSWVFYVPIALLGFHPWMFLGVGQINLIYQFWVHTKAVDKIGKVGEYLLSTPSHHRVHHAINPKYIDRNHGGIFIIWDRMFGTFQVEEEECVYGTVKPLKSFNPVYANYHYYAELCKQAFHAKGILNKIKVFLMPPGWFPPEGNKAGGFLPIPEVSARSFVKYDPKPNAEVRSYTTAWFVGILLGSFAFLLFVTKFTMLSQALFAIWVTLSLVSINAMIEGKSWGGTLEIIRLILGFGLLGYFGLGWVSYAIGTVFLVMAGFYLYRNQAHSHRSLQLQSQ; via the coding sequence ATGTTCGAAAATTTCACACCTCCGCCATTTGTAACATTCGCTATCCCGGTTTTCTTTTTACTGATCGGGATTGAGGTACTCATCGGTATCAAAAGACAAAGAGAACTTTACCGATTGAACGATTCCATAGCCGATCTGAGCACGGGGATTATTTCCCAGCTCTGGGGGTTATTTCAAAAAGGGGTCGGGCTGTTTGCCTACTTTTACGTTTATGAACATTTTAGAATTTTCGAATTCGCACTCACAAACCCTCTCGCCTGGGTCATCTGCCTTGTTTTACAGGATTTCTGTTACTATTGGTTCCATAGAGTTTCTCATGAAGTGAATTTTTTCTGGGCAGGACACGTCATTCACCACCACAGTGAAGAATACAATTTGGTAGTGGCACTCCGCCAAACCGGACTCGGTGGACTTTCTTCCTGGGTTTTTTACGTTCCAATCGCACTACTAGGATTTCACCCTTGGATGTTCTTAGGAGTAGGCCAAATCAATCTCATCTACCAATTCTGGGTACATACAAAGGCTGTGGATAAGATCGGAAAAGTAGGAGAATATCTTTTGTCCACTCCTTCCCATCACAGAGTTCACCACGCGATCAATCCGAAATACATCGATCGCAATCATGGAGGAATTTTCATCATCTGGGATCGCATGTTTGGAACCTTCCAAGTGGAAGAAGAAGAATGCGTTTACGGCACGGTGAAACCTCTCAAAAGTTTCAATCCGGTATACGCCAATTACCATTATTACGCGGAACTTTGCAAACAAGCATTTCATGCCAAAGGAATCCTAAACAAAATCAAAGTTTTTCTAATGCCTCCCGGTTGGTTTCCCCCGGAAGGAAATAAAGCAGGCGGCTTTCTTCCTATTCCGGAAGTGAGCGCGAGAAGCTTTGTAAAATACGATCCGAAACCGAATGCGGAAGTCCGCTCTTATACGACTGCATGGTTTGTGGGAATTCTTTTGGGATCTTTTGCGTTCCTACTTTTCGTAACCAAATTTACAATGCTTTCCCAAGCGCTTTTTGCCATCTGGGTGACCCTTTCTCTCGTTTCCATCAACGCAATGATCGAAGGAAAATCCTGGGGAGGCACCTTGGAGATCATTCGTTTGATTTTAGGATTCGGACTTTTGGGCTATTTCGGTCTTGGTTGGGTGTCTTATGCCATAGGAACGGTGTTCCTAGTAATGGCTGGGTTCTATCTCTACCGAAACCAAGCCCATTCTCACCGTTCTTTACAGTTGCAGAGCCAATAA
- a CDS encoding HAD family hydrolase, translated as MTSFPLKSWAPSVHASLTQIISSSPGIACFDFDNTLIRNDFGEKIMDSIISEGMLFLPDDLSFFFRDKEYWKNHRTKPISEKEHLVWEEYTYQLKEFGIENGYRWTSFIFQGYTKESFYDLSRRTWEKVARLEEGSAVLPQKEMLDLIAFLNSNHWKVYIITASPEDGIRAVAHHFPVKEENVIGMVQKKNPNGTYAHEIIEPYTYGEGKVKAIASRIGEVPDLVFGDSFNDYPMLCYAKKLGVAIDKGNPEFVKACSEKGISIQPYFALETHTS; from the coding sequence GTGACTTCTTTTCCCCTTAAAAGTTGGGCTCCATCCGTGCATGCGAGCCTAACTCAAATCATTTCCTCTTCCCCCGGTATTGCCTGTTTTGATTTTGATAACACTCTGATCCGAAATGATTTCGGTGAAAAGATCATGGATTCGATTATCTCCGAAGGAATGTTATTTCTTCCTGATGACCTTTCCTTTTTTTTTAGGGACAAGGAATATTGGAAAAACCATAGAACCAAACCGATTTCGGAAAAAGAACATTTGGTTTGGGAAGAATATACTTACCAACTGAAAGAATTCGGAATTGAAAACGGATATCGATGGACCTCGTTTATCTTCCAAGGTTATACCAAAGAAAGTTTTTACGATCTTTCCCGAAGGACTTGGGAAAAAGTGGCCCGATTGGAAGAAGGATCCGCAGTACTCCCTCAAAAAGAGATGCTTGATCTCATTGCATTTTTAAATTCCAATCATTGGAAAGTTTATATCATCACCGCTTCTCCGGAAGACGGGATCAGAGCTGTAGCCCATCACTTTCCCGTAAAAGAGGAAAATGTAATCGGGATGGTTCAGAAAAAAAATCCGAATGGAACTTATGCACATGAAATCATCGAACCGTATACTTACGGTGAAGGAAAAGTAAAAGCGATTGCATCCAGAATCGGAGAGGTTCCGGATCTTGTGTTCGGAGACTCTTTCAACGACTATCCCATGTTATGTTATGCAAAGAAACTGGGTGTGGCAATTGATAAGGGAAATCCTGAATTTGTAAAAGCCTGTTCCGAAAAAGGGATCTCCATCCAGCCTTATTTTGCTTTGGAAACTCATACGAGCTAA
- a CDS encoding electron transfer flavoprotein subunit beta/FixA family protein codes for MKIVVLVKQVPDTETSIKVGDKAINEAGVKWIISPYDEFAIEEGIRIREKTGGEVIAVSLGPDRVVEALRTAYAMGVDRAVHVKVDDYVTFDSTYTSELLANLIKAENADLVIGGRQSIDTDSSQVVIQIAERLNIPHIAMALKLEFDGKKVTATREVEGGTETVETQAPVAVTAQKGLNEPRYPSLKGIMSAKKKPVDVKKPDELGATASKIEVVGLEPPPPRISGRKLEAADAQGFASQLVKALREEAKVI; via the coding sequence ATGAAAATTGTTGTTCTTGTAAAGCAGGTTCCAGATACGGAAACCTCCATTAAGGTGGGAGATAAGGCTATTAACGAAGCCGGTGTCAAATGGATCATCTCCCCATATGATGAATTCGCTATTGAAGAAGGGATTCGTATTCGTGAAAAAACGGGCGGCGAGGTAATCGCGGTTTCCCTTGGGCCAGACAGAGTTGTAGAAGCGCTTAGAACCGCTTATGCAATGGGTGTTGATCGTGCAGTTCACGTAAAAGTGGACGATTATGTTACTTTCGACTCTACTTATACTTCTGAACTGCTCGCAAATTTAATCAAGGCTGAAAATGCGGATCTAGTGATTGGTGGTCGCCAATCCATCGATACTGACAGCTCTCAAGTAGTTATTCAAATCGCAGAAAGATTGAACATCCCTCACATTGCAATGGCTCTCAAACTTGAATTTGACGGCAAAAAAGTAACTGCAACACGTGAAGTGGAAGGTGGAACTGAAACCGTAGAAACACAAGCACCAGTGGCTGTGACTGCTCAAAAAGGTCTCAACGAGCCAAGATACCCTAGCTTAAAGGGAATCATGTCTGCTAAGAAAAAACCAGTGGACGTTAAAAAACCTGACGAGTTAGGAGCTACTGCTTCTAAAATCGAAGTGGTTGGTTTGGAACCACCTCCTCCACGTATTTCCGGCAGAAAATTAGAAGCAGCCGATGCACAAGGTTTTGCTTCCCAACTCGTAAAAGCTCTTCGCGAAGAAGCGAAAGTTATCTAA
- a CDS encoding electron transfer flavoprotein subunit alpha/FixB family protein: protein MADVLIVGELKDGELKKISKELTSAGRKIADAIGGKVHAVIITDNVDKFAGDLKAAGADTIVGANLGDFNPEAYANGIYSIIQEKKPSVVLIPHSSQGKEYSARVAIKANAGIVADAVGLSVDGGKVVAKKPIYSGKAYANFKVTSDIQIFTVRANSQEVTPKDGAGAVEKSGATAGEVRTKSLSKDLSGGNKVQLADASIIVSGGRGIKGPENWPLLQDLADTLGAALGASRATVDAGWISHSHQVGQTGKTVSPNCYIACGISGAIQHLAGMGSSKYIVAINKDGDAPIFKVATYGVVADLFEVVPALTSEFKKVLG, encoded by the coding sequence ATGGCAGACGTATTAATAGTAGGCGAACTCAAAGACGGCGAACTTAAAAAAATTTCCAAAGAACTTACTTCCGCAGGTAGAAAGATTGCTGATGCAATCGGCGGAAAAGTTCATGCAGTCATCATCACTGACAACGTAGACAAATTTGCAGGAGACTTGAAAGCAGCCGGTGCTGATACCATCGTAGGTGCAAACCTTGGTGACTTCAATCCCGAAGCTTATGCAAACGGAATCTACTCAATCATCCAAGAGAAAAAGCCTTCGGTAGTTCTTATACCTCACTCTTCTCAAGGAAAAGAATATTCCGCTCGCGTTGCGATCAAAGCCAATGCGGGAATCGTAGCGGATGCAGTTGGTCTTTCCGTTGACGGCGGCAAAGTCGTTGCGAAAAAACCAATCTACTCCGGAAAAGCTTACGCAAATTTCAAAGTAACTTCTGACATTCAAATTTTCACAGTTCGTGCCAACTCCCAAGAAGTAACTCCGAAAGACGGAGCAGGTGCTGTAGAAAAATCCGGTGCTACGGCTGGCGAAGTGAGAACAAAATCTCTTTCCAAAGACCTAAGCGGCGGAAACAAAGTGCAGCTCGCAGATGCATCCATCATCGTATCGGGTGGTCGTGGAATCAAAGGACCGGAAAACTGGCCTCTTCTCCAAGACTTAGCGGATACTTTAGGGGCAGCCCTAGGAGCATCTCGTGCGACAGTTGATGCGGGTTGGATTTCCCACTCTCACCAAGTAGGTCAAACCGGTAAGACGGTTTCCCCTAACTGTTATATCGCATGCGGAATTTCCGGAGCCATCCAACATTTAGCTGGTATGGGATCTTCCAAATACATCGTTGCTATCAATAAAGACGGAGATGCTCCGATCTTTAAAGTTGCAACTTACGGTGTAGTTGCGGATTTATTTGAAGTAGTTCCGGCTCTCACTTCAGAATTCAAAAAAGTGCTGGGGTAA
- a CDS encoding helix-turn-helix domain-containing protein: MATKLEPPTDEQEQAFAESGDYITDVVKENLKLIRHTKGFSLDKLANRCGVSRAMLSQIEQGKSVPTISVLWKIANGLNVPFAELLKEKNQEGIHVLKAENSKVLFSNSKVFASRALFPFLGNRKTEFYELLLKPGGHEVAEAHKTGTTENIVVVSGKLRLRVGEKVVELEPKDSVFFKADVSHEYSNPTDQETLMYLVMDYTDEVG, translated from the coding sequence ATGGCTACCAAACTCGAACCTCCCACTGATGAACAAGAACAAGCTTTCGCAGAATCGGGAGATTACATTACGGATGTGGTCAAAGAAAATCTAAAGCTCATCCGCCATACAAAAGGGTTCTCCCTGGACAAATTAGCAAATCGTTGCGGCGTAAGTCGTGCCATGCTTTCTCAAATCGAACAGGGCAAATCGGTTCCTACGATTTCCGTTTTGTGGAAAATCGCAAACGGATTGAATGTTCCTTTTGCGGAACTACTCAAAGAGAAAAACCAAGAAGGCATTCATGTATTGAAAGCGGAAAACTCAAAAGTGCTTTTTTCAAACTCGAAAGTTTTCGCAAGCAGAGCTTTGTTTCCTTTCCTTGGAAATAGAAAAACAGAATTTTATGAATTACTATTGAAACCGGGCGGACATGAAGTCGCCGAAGCTCATAAAACGGGAACAACCGAAAATATCGTCGTTGTTTCCGGCAAACTACGGTTACGCGTTGGTGAAAAAGTAGTCGAGCTAGAACCGAAAGATTCGGTATTTTTCAAGGCGGATGTTTCTCACGAATATTCAAATCCAACCGACCAGGAAACGTTAATGTATCTGGTTATGGATTATACGGATGAAGTAGGATAG
- the rsmA gene encoding 16S rRNA (adenine(1518)-N(6)/adenine(1519)-N(6))-dimethyltransferase RsmA produces the protein MYAPITKLSEIKNFLSSNSLVAQKKFGQNFLIDQNIVRYIAECSRDFFEKENVELAEIGIGLGTLTYPILEFERPTYLFEIDRAYIELAKTTYLNLFPKAVLYEGDALENLHHIFSKEVFIFGNLPYHLTSEILTIIATEFENWKGGVFMVQKEFAERVTGEVSSLSIFLEGMGKIEFLKKVNKKCFYPVPKIDSALIRILPRPKEERLFHSKEDIAVWSRLLRTFFWGKRKQIQVSLRDSPFSQDPKFQEAVRKAWEKTNISPTSRPEELNRKQFLTLGQELLDLLS, from the coding sequence TTGTACGCTCCCATAACCAAACTCTCCGAGATCAAAAATTTTCTTTCCTCTAACTCTTTGGTTGCGCAAAAGAAATTCGGACAAAACTTTCTCATCGATCAGAATATAGTTCGTTATATTGCGGAATGCAGCAGGGATTTTTTCGAAAAGGAAAATGTGGAACTGGCTGAGATAGGAATCGGACTAGGAACACTTACCTATCCCATTTTGGAATTCGAAAGACCTACTTATCTTTTTGAAATTGATCGTGCTTATATCGAACTCGCAAAAACAACCTATCTCAATCTTTTTCCGAAAGCAGTTCTCTATGAAGGCGACGCTTTGGAAAATCTGCATCATATCTTTTCCAAAGAAGTATTCATTTTCGGAAACCTCCCCTATCATTTAACAAGTGAAATACTGACAATCATCGCTACCGAGTTTGAAAATTGGAAAGGAGGGGTTTTTATGGTGCAAAAGGAATTCGCCGAACGAGTCACAGGTGAAGTATCCTCCCTATCCATATTTTTAGAAGGTATGGGTAAAATAGAATTTCTGAAAAAAGTAAATAAAAAATGTTTTTACCCAGTTCCCAAAATCGACTCCGCGTTGATTCGGATTCTTCCCCGGCCGAAGGAAGAACGCCTATTCCATTCCAAAGAAGACATAGCAGTTTGGTCCAGACTACTTCGCACTTTTTTTTGGGGAAAAAGAAAACAAATCCAAGTTAGTTTAAGAGATTCTCCTTTTTCACAAGATCCGAAATTTCAGGAAGCAGTGAGAAAGGCCTGGGAAAAAACAAATATTTCCCCCACTTCACGCCCGGAAGAGTTGAACAGAAAACAATTTCTGACTCTTGGTCAAGAATTACTTGACCTTTTGTCATAA
- the rsmI gene encoding 16S rRNA (cytidine(1402)-2'-O)-methyltransferase produces MDQNKPTLYLVSNSLGDDRDLPPRTKELLEKADWILGEEPRTTSTLLKKLGISKSFDLLNEHTTEEELQEMAFRLSTTQLTCVISDSGSPGLEDPGRRLVPRAWEMGVTVKSAPGPTAAIAGLTSSGFSTSPFTFLGFFPRDQKEREREIKTYLNLGHTLVFYETPYRTKHLLESLSKLVPGDRRVFLALGISTETELSFRGTAKEVFQKASKIPKSPPVFVIEEKKSKLFR; encoded by the coding sequence ATGGATCAAAACAAACCTACACTCTATCTGGTTTCCAATTCTCTCGGGGATGATCGTGATCTACCTCCCAGAACAAAGGAATTACTCGAAAAAGCGGATTGGATTTTGGGAGAAGAGCCCAGAACCACTTCCACTCTATTGAAAAAATTAGGAATCAGCAAATCCTTCGATCTATTGAATGAACATACCACAGAAGAAGAATTGCAGGAGATGGCATTTCGTCTCTCCACAACTCAATTAACGTGTGTTATTTCCGATTCAGGAAGTCCGGGGTTGGAAGATCCGGGCAGAAGACTGGTTCCCCGCGCCTGGGAGATGGGGGTCACAGTCAAGTCGGCACCGGGACCTACCGCTGCCATTGCAGGACTCACCTCTTCCGGATTTTCCACTTCTCCTTTTACATTCCTCGGATTTTTCCCGCGCGACCAAAAAGAAAGAGAGAGAGAAATCAAAACCTATCTAAACCTCGGACATACATTGGTTTTTTATGAAACACCTTATCGCACAAAACACCTTTTGGAATCTCTTTCAAAACTAGTTCCTGGTGACAGAAGGGTATTTTTAGCACTGGGAATTTCTACGGAAACAGAACTTAGCTTCCGTGGAACGGCAAAAGAAGTGTTTCAAAAGGCTTCCAAAATCCCCAAATCCCCTCCCGTCTTTGTAATTGAAGAGAAAAAATCAAAACTCTTCCGATAG
- a CDS encoding LIC10362 family protein — translation MGFLCHMILVLIHIFLLIGLSFYIFFVAKKKEPLVSQGFFPTLSESPKHLKAPVHFIVFFSFLLFLLLPLTLGLSLYLKTDGNVLVVIFFIIWAYNWSKYVFLRE, via the coding sequence ATGGGATTTCTTTGCCATATGATCTTAGTGTTGATTCATATTTTTCTGTTGATCGGCCTTTCTTTTTATATTTTTTTCGTGGCGAAAAAAAAAGAACCTTTGGTATCCCAAGGTTTTTTCCCCACACTTTCCGAAAGTCCGAAACATCTCAAGGCGCCCGTCCATTTTATCGTATTTTTCTCCTTCTTACTCTTTTTACTCCTCCCCTTAACGCTCGGACTGAGTCTCTATCTCAAAACGGACGGAAATGTGCTTGTGGTCATTTTCTTTATCATTTGGGCGTACAACTGGTCCAAATACGTTTTTCTACGAGAATAA
- a CDS encoding ComEC/Rec2 family competence protein encodes MKSSPLPRILPASEGGMISLGICSIASLYRIFPNVPGFSILICTGSILLLLLPPFFFRFIKLHLRKKFLYLVIGFLVFGCFQIYFPKGISKEKIPNRNSNSYKFQEEVRGLLKESKLPKELTLVAEGLVLGSGKSLPKSVKQDAKQGGVLHLFAASGLHLGIYLGFCLLFLKRVFWFSRILPVLISLLFGYFYLYLLNFPVSFVRAYSFALYSMLGVIFYKKAQASDTLFYSAATVALFFPSDYLSVGFLLSFGAVFGIFFLKPAIDKVLFPNLSHFLKDNLTLSLSCSFGTFPCLAYVFHSFSFGSILINLIVIPLAGIILPLLYLSIIIQKFLSQNTADLFWVIIDLLLRILLKLVTALPGKIGFYYEWNDRQIVIWLYFIFTIFLFLIIYKIFKSESIVQDRKINYSFLHFLILSGIILFFPFGGLVLSAKNGSDGLPAHKIQKGNAFFFGEGKISILGNCYSQNQFETFAKSLKLKDANSIFFEKESCLRYVLDLKKEILKTNVSARISIITSEEKLKSWMEQINVWNENFQIDRTAILPIVFSGKENTIPILRYTGDKKKFSKLLEITSLYEKNWEKSGLDAKTQQAGVLLLDFPKWVKENPEDWKKYQKLLGISSYWKIISVEELLVRSHNQTLRDQKFSFL; translated from the coding sequence ATGAAGTCCTCACCACTTCCTCGCATTCTTCCCGCTTCCGAAGGGGGAATGATTTCCTTGGGGATTTGTTCGATAGCGTCATTGTACCGGATTTTTCCGAATGTCCCCGGCTTTTCCATTCTTATTTGTACCGGCTCCATTCTACTTTTGTTACTTCCTCCTTTCTTTTTCCGATTTATAAAATTACATCTTAGAAAAAAATTCCTCTATCTGGTAATAGGATTTTTGGTTTTCGGATGTTTTCAAATTTACTTTCCCAAAGGTATCTCAAAGGAAAAAATTCCAAACCGAAACTCAAATTCTTATAAATTTCAAGAAGAAGTAAGAGGTTTGCTTAAAGAAAGCAAACTCCCCAAAGAACTGACATTAGTCGCTGAAGGATTGGTTCTCGGTTCGGGCAAATCTTTACCGAAATCGGTCAAACAGGATGCAAAACAAGGAGGTGTATTGCATTTGTTTGCCGCCTCAGGACTACATCTGGGAATCTATCTGGGCTTTTGTCTGTTATTTTTAAAGAGAGTCTTCTGGTTTTCCAGAATCCTTCCCGTTCTTATTTCCCTCTTATTCGGATATTTTTATCTCTATCTTTTGAATTTTCCTGTCTCCTTCGTGAGAGCTTATTCATTCGCGCTCTACAGTATGTTAGGTGTTATTTTTTACAAAAAGGCGCAAGCCTCTGACACGTTATTTTATTCTGCAGCCACCGTGGCGCTCTTCTTTCCTTCCGATTATCTAAGCGTAGGATTTTTATTGTCTTTCGGAGCGGTCTTCGGAATTTTTTTTCTAAAACCCGCCATAGACAAAGTTCTATTCCCGAATCTCTCCCACTTCTTAAAAGACAATTTAACCTTGTCTCTTTCCTGTTCTTTCGGGACTTTCCCTTGTCTCGCTTATGTATTTCACTCTTTTTCTTTCGGGAGCATTCTGATCAATTTGATCGTGATCCCTCTTGCAGGAATCATCCTACCCTTACTTTATCTTTCTATTATCATTCAGAAATTTTTATCTCAAAATACGGCAGACCTTTTTTGGGTCATCATCGATTTATTACTTAGGATTTTACTGAAACTAGTAACTGCATTGCCCGGAAAAATAGGATTCTATTACGAATGGAATGACAGACAAATAGTAATTTGGTTGTATTTCATTTTCACGATCTTCCTTTTTCTCATTATCTATAAAATCTTCAAATCGGAAAGTATCGTTCAAGATCGGAAAATCAATTATTCGTTTCTTCATTTTCTAATCCTATCGGGTATTATTCTATTTTTTCCTTTCGGAGGATTGGTTCTTTCTGCGAAAAACGGCTCGGACGGTCTGCCTGCCCATAAAATCCAAAAGGGAAATGCATTCTTTTTCGGAGAGGGAAAGATTTCAATCCTGGGAAATTGTTATTCCCAAAACCAATTTGAAACATTTGCAAAATCATTAAAATTAAAGGATGCGAACTCTATCTTTTTTGAAAAAGAGTCTTGTCTTCGTTATGTGCTGGATTTAAAAAAGGAAATCTTAAAAACAAATGTCTCGGCCAGGATCTCCATTATTACCAGTGAAGAGAAACTGAAATCCTGGATGGAACAGATAAATGTCTGGAATGAAAACTTCCAAATCGACAGAACGGCAATTCTTCCTATCGTTTTTTCGGGGAAGGAAAATACGATTCCCATACTTCGTTACACAGGAGACAAAAAGAAATTTTCCAAACTGCTGGAGATAACGTCTCTCTATGAAAAAAATTGGGAAAAGTCGGGTTTGGATGCAAAGACCCAACAGGCGGGAGTATTGTTACTTGATTTTCCCAAATGGGTGAAAGAAAACCCGGAAGATTGGAAAAAATACCAAAAACTTCTTGGGATTTCTTCTTACTGGAAAATTATAAGCGTAGAGGAACTACTTGTACGCTCCCATAACCAAACTCTCCGAGATCAAAAATTTTCTTTCCTCTAA
- a CDS encoding M23 family metallopeptidase: MKRKRYLFTILAAMVFVVTFSAFASYQKRKNEPAFLDNHDFQRYQERWGLWVDFRAEKKSLLEKTVEFGADYDDVISLNAITEKEKKKLNRLVFIPYSREYSNSLQEAGSYREAIDTQIDQFIWPVLPNSKTRISSRIGRRWNTLHTGVDIAIPKNSIVLAAADGLVEVSGRSGDYGNAVKIYHNDLNHFHTVYGHNNVVLVKSGDFVKKGQIIALSGNTGKSTGPHVHFEVRYHNVYLNPENFLTPFEEGVATSMVSFAN; the protein is encoded by the coding sequence ATGAAACGAAAAAGATATTTGTTCACTATTCTGGCGGCGATGGTATTTGTAGTTACCTTCTCTGCATTTGCTTCTTACCAGAAGCGAAAAAACGAACCTGCCTTTTTAGATAACCATGATTTCCAAAGATACCAAGAAAGATGGGGCCTTTGGGTCGATTTTCGAGCAGAAAAAAAGTCCTTATTGGAAAAGACAGTCGAATTCGGAGCGGATTACGATGATGTGATCAGCCTCAATGCAATTACAGAGAAAGAAAAAAAGAAATTGAACCGACTTGTTTTCATTCCCTACAGTCGCGAATATTCTAATTCCCTACAGGAAGCAGGTAGTTACAGAGAAGCGATCGACACTCAAATCGATCAGTTCATCTGGCCCGTATTACCAAATAGCAAAACCAGAATCTCTTCCCGAATCGGAAGAAGATGGAACACACTTCATACCGGAGTGGACATAGCAATTCCCAAAAACTCAATCGTTCTGGCTGCCGCAGACGGCCTTGTCGAAGTTTCCGGAAGAAGCGGTGACTACGGAAACGCAGTTAAGATCTATCATAATGATCTCAATCACTTCCATACAGTTTACGGTCATAATAATGTGGTGCTTGTAAAATCGGGTGATTTTGTGAAAAAAGGACAGATCATTGCACTTTCCGGAAACACTGGAAAGTCAACAGGTCCTCATGTTCACTTCGAAGTGAGATACCATAATGTTTATTTGAATCCTGAGAACTTCCTAACTCCTTTCGAAGAAGGTGTTGCCACAAGTATGGTGAGTTTCGCAAATTGA
- the trpS gene encoding tryptophan--tRNA ligase codes for MKILTGVQPSGKLHLGNYFSAIRKILHYQNKAELMLFIANLHALTTFTSKENLKENTISAALDLLALGVDPDKTVFWIQSDVPEVTELTWYLSQSITVSQLQLAHSFKDKVAKGFVPGAGLFTYPILMASDILLYSADKVPVGKDQKQHLEFARDIAERFNSSYGNTLTVPEPDIDENTATIPGVDGAKMSKSYKNTIDLFGTEKEIKKAVMSIVSDSKEVSEPKDPDTSIIFQIHSLFLNDEEKQTLKTRYVSGGVGYGDLKKSLLDQVMNHFEPFRKKREELSNDLSYVNETLAKGKTKASSIARKKIEDVRKALGIYPF; via the coding sequence ATGAAAATTTTAACAGGCGTACAACCCTCAGGCAAACTTCATTTAGGAAACTATTTTTCTGCCATTCGGAAAATTCTACATTACCAAAACAAAGCTGAGTTGATGCTGTTTATTGCCAACTTACATGCATTAACGACTTTCACATCGAAAGAAAATCTGAAGGAAAATACGATCTCTGCCGCACTCGACTTATTAGCGCTGGGAGTCGACCCGGACAAAACCGTCTTTTGGATTCAAAGTGATGTTCCGGAAGTTACAGAACTCACTTGGTATCTATCCCAGTCCATTACCGTTTCCCAATTGCAGTTGGCCCATTCCTTTAAGGACAAAGTAGCGAAAGGATTTGTTCCGGGTGCGGGACTATTCACCTACCCTATCCTTATGGCTTCCGATATTTTACTCTATTCTGCGGATAAAGTTCCGGTAGGAAAAGACCAAAAACAACATCTTGAATTTGCGAGAGACATCGCAGAAAGATTCAATTCAAGTTATGGAAACACACTCACTGTTCCCGAACCGGATATTGACGAAAACACCGCCACCATACCCGGCGTAGACGGTGCCAAGATGTCAAAATCCTATAAAAACACGATCGATTTGTTCGGAACCGAAAAAGAAATCAAAAAAGCGGTCATGTCGATCGTGAGCGATTCCAAAGAAGTTTCCGAACCGAAAGATCCCGATACTTCCATCATCTTCCAGATTCATTCTTTATTCTTAAATGATGAAGAAAAACAAACTCTTAAAACCAGATACGTATCCGGTGGCGTAGGATACGGTGATTTGAAAAAATCCCTTTTGGATCAAGTGATGAATCATTTCGAACCGTTCCGAAAAAAAAGAGAAGAACTTTCGAATGATCTAAGTTATGTGAATGAAACTCTGGCAAAAGGAAAAACCAAAGCAAGTTCGATTGCACGTAAAAAAATCGAAGATGTCAGAAAAGCTTTGGGGATTTATCCTTTTTAG